In a single window of the Chloroflexota bacterium genome:
- a CDS encoding aldolase/citrate lyase family protein, which translates to MARIDSLTNPVKAKLRRGEVALGVGVALGSPNIVELLARQGFDWVLIDNQHGTWGRESTSAAFMAARAGGAVPIPRVLSSEYTAVGHLLDEGCTGIVVPMVDSPEEAEQVVHACKYPPAGGRSLGAAGAIAQWPEYMNRINDELLIMVQIESKQAAEAADEIMAVDGVDGTWVGPADLAASIGHAQGSTEHTDCVVGVFEACRNQGKIPGISAGPPDSAKRWIEHGARFVTLGADVLYVLQGAQAELEAFGREPGLGDWS; encoded by the coding sequence ATGGCACGCATCGACTCATTGACCAATCCCGTCAAGGCCAAGCTGCGCCGCGGCGAGGTGGCCCTGGGCGTCGGTGTCGCGCTCGGCAGCCCAAACATCGTGGAGCTGCTCGCGCGGCAGGGGTTCGATTGGGTCTTGATCGACAATCAGCACGGCACCTGGGGGCGGGAATCCACCTCGGCGGCGTTCATGGCGGCGAGGGCCGGTGGCGCGGTGCCCATTCCCCGAGTGCTCAGCAGCGAGTACACCGCCGTCGGGCACCTGCTCGACGAGGGCTGCACCGGGATCGTCGTGCCGATGGTGGATTCGCCCGAGGAGGCGGAGCAGGTCGTGCACGCCTGCAAGTATCCGCCCGCGGGCGGCCGGTCGCTCGGCGCGGCGGGGGCGATTGCGCAGTGGCCGGAGTACATGAACCGGATCAACGACGAGCTGCTCATCATGGTGCAGATCGAGTCCAAGCAGGCCGCCGAGGCGGCCGACGAGATCATGGCGGTGGACGGCGTCGACGGAACCTGGGTCGGCCCGGCCGACCTTGCCGCGTCGATCGGGCACGCGCAGGGAAGCACGGAGCACACGGATTGCGTCGTCGGCGTGTTCGAGGCCTGCCGGAACCAGGGCAAGATTCCGGGCATCTCCGCCGGCCCGCCCGACTCCGCGAAGCGCTGGATCGAGCACGGGGCGCGCTTCGTCACCCTCGGTGCCGACGTGCTCTACGTGCTCCAGGGCGCGCAGGCGGAGCTGGAGGCCTTCGGCCGCGAGCCGGGCTTGGGCGACTGGTCGTAG
- a CDS encoding MFS transporter yields the protein MLQTLRPLIAGVYLPAFLMFFGVGMLTPTLPLFAAELGVNYTLVTLAVAVTGLGTLLWNVPAGLLQARWSEHRSAIVGLLAVAAATLAMGFTRDYTLVVVFRALAGIGMATWTISRMSHLVAAVPQHHRGRAMSLFGGIMRISLFPSPAIGGALAELVSYEACFLVAGLFAAVGVLPMLLMRHRVERPLGSVPARHVAPASLWAVLRGHWRDLATAGTGHVLASAVRAGRQVIIPIYGAFVLGLDAAEIGVVVSASAAIDMTLFPVAGYVMDRFGRKFTNVPSMFMLGASMAVLPLAQDFVGLIVVGLFAGVANGWGSGAMLTLGSDLAPRESPGPFLGVWQFMGNTGMTGGPLIVGVVADAAGPDAAPFYLAAAGFASGLIFLLLVRETHRVRGQPATASA from the coding sequence GTGCTTCAAACGCTGCGCCCGCTGATCGCCGGCGTGTATCTGCCGGCGTTCCTGATGTTCTTCGGCGTCGGAATGCTGACGCCCACGCTGCCGCTGTTCGCGGCGGAGCTGGGCGTGAACTACACGCTGGTGACGCTGGCGGTGGCGGTGACCGGGCTGGGCACGCTGCTCTGGAACGTCCCGGCCGGTCTGCTGCAGGCGCGCTGGAGCGAGCATCGCTCGGCGATCGTGGGACTGCTGGCGGTGGCGGCGGCGACGCTGGCGATGGGCTTCACGCGCGACTACACCTTGGTGGTGGTCTTCCGCGCGCTGGCGGGAATCGGCATGGCGACCTGGACGATCTCGCGCATGTCGCACCTGGTGGCCGCCGTGCCGCAGCACCACCGCGGACGGGCGATGTCGCTGTTCGGCGGGATCATGCGTATCAGCCTGTTTCCCAGTCCCGCCATCGGCGGCGCATTGGCGGAGCTGGTGAGCTACGAGGCGTGCTTCCTGGTGGCGGGACTCTTTGCCGCCGTCGGTGTGCTGCCGATGCTGCTGATGCGGCACCGCGTCGAGCGGCCGCTGGGCAGCGTGCCCGCGCGGCACGTGGCGCCCGCCAGCCTGTGGGCGGTGCTGCGGGGGCACTGGCGCGACCTCGCGACCGCCGGCACGGGGCATGTGCTGGCGTCGGCCGTCCGCGCGGGACGACAGGTGATCATTCCAATCTACGGGGCATTCGTTCTCGGTCTGGACGCGGCGGAAATCGGCGTGGTGGTGAGCGCCTCGGCGGCCATCGACATGACGCTGTTCCCGGTTGCCGGCTACGTGATGGACCGGTTTGGGCGCAAGTTCACCAACGTGCCGTCCATGTTCATGCTCGGGGCGTCGATGGCCGTGCTGCCGCTGGCGCAGGACTTCGTGGGATTGATCGTGGTGGGGCTCTTCGCCGGCGTGGCCAACGGGTGGGGGTCGGGTGCCATGCTGACCCTGGGCTCGGACCTGGCGCCCCGCGAGTCGCCGGGCCCGTTCCTGGGCGTCTGGCAGTTCATGGGCAACACGGGCATGACCGGCGGGCCGCTGATCGTCGGCGTGGTGGCGGATGCCGCCGGTCCGGACGCGGCGCCGTTCTACCTGGCGGCGGCGGGGTTCGCCAGCGGGCTGATATTCCTGCTGTTGGTGCGAGAGACGCACCGGGTGCGAGGGCAGCCGGCGACGGCGTCGGCGTAG
- a CDS encoding SDR family NAD(P)-dependent oxidoreductase encodes MTLSGKRALVTGGSRGVGAATVEMLAERGASVAVNYVRSKDRADAVVEGARAHGVTAVSIAADVSSPDAARTLVAEAADALGGLDILVNNAAVTRFSDVLNLDSVEDEAWEVIFATNVQGLFNVTRAAAPHLRAGGAGVVVNVGSVAGIGDSGSSIPYCASKAAVHSLTRTLARALAPDVRVNCVAPGFINTEWHYDHPDPTYADTNRERARTGTYLQRVCEPEDVADAIMGFVVHNRLATGQVLMVHGGKPV; translated from the coding sequence ATGACGCTCAGCGGCAAACGCGCACTGGTCACTGGAGGCAGCCGCGGCGTCGGCGCCGCCACGGTCGAGATGCTGGCCGAGCGCGGCGCCTCCGTCGCCGTGAACTACGTGCGTTCGAAAGACCGCGCCGATGCGGTCGTGGAAGGGGCCCGCGCCCACGGCGTGACCGCTGTTTCCATTGCGGCGGACGTCAGCTCGCCGGACGCCGCGCGCACGCTCGTCGCCGAGGCGGCCGATGCCCTGGGCGGCCTCGACATCCTGGTCAACAACGCGGCGGTCACCCGCTTCAGCGACGTCTTGAACCTCGACAGCGTGGAGGACGAAGCCTGGGAGGTCATCTTCGCCACCAACGTCCAGGGTCTGTTCAACGTCACCCGCGCCGCGGCGCCCCACCTGCGCGCCGGCGGCGCGGGCGTGGTCGTGAACGTGGGGTCGGTCGCCGGCATCGGCGACTCCGGCAGCTCGATTCCCTACTGCGCCTCGAAGGCCGCCGTGCACAGCCTCACCCGCACGCTCGCGCGGGCGCTGGCTCCCGACGTGCGGGTCAACTGCGTCGCGCCCGGGTTCATCAACACCGAGTGGCACTACGACCATCCCGACCCCACCTACGCCGACACCAACCGCGAACGCGCCCGCACCGGCACCTATCTCCAGCGCGTCTGCGAACCGGAGGACGTGGCCGACGCAATCATGGGTTTCGTGGTCCACAACCGCCTGGCTACCGGCCAGGTGCTCATGGTCCACGGCGGCAAGCCGGTCTAG
- the menC gene encoding o-succinylbenzoate synthase, with protein sequence MRIDRLDVYYVRMPLIYPWRTAYGEDHDIDSVLVKATSGDHEAWAEATPFFAPHYVNECAGGVFYLVAEVFGPHVVGREYDTARDLHDRLAFAKGNGFAKAAVELCWWTLESKITGTPVHRLLGGETRPVIAGADFGVQDSIDMLIGNMQQAVDAGFPRTKLKVRPGWDVDMLRAVRSTFPNHLIHIDCNAGYTLDDLDTFEAIDELGLAFIEQPLGWNDILDHAELARAIETPICLDESARDLEMVEQAIRIGACHYVNIKPGRAGGFTNSVAMHDVCRDAGIPVWIGGMLESSVGAALCVELATLPNFTYPGDLFPSSKFYRQDLAAPALEIEPDLTFAPATEGLPEPDPERLERMSTRHAVVTPPSA encoded by the coding sequence ATGCGCATCGACCGCCTGGACGTCTACTACGTCCGAATGCCGCTCATCTACCCCTGGCGGACCGCCTATGGCGAGGACCACGACATCGACTCCGTGCTCGTGAAGGCCACCAGCGGCGACCACGAGGCCTGGGCCGAGGCGACCCCGTTTTTTGCCCCGCACTACGTGAACGAGTGCGCCGGCGGCGTCTTCTACCTGGTGGCCGAGGTGTTCGGCCCGCACGTCGTGGGGCGTGAGTACGACACCGCCCGGGACCTGCACGACCGGCTCGCCTTCGCCAAGGGCAACGGGTTCGCCAAGGCGGCGGTCGAGCTGTGCTGGTGGACGCTGGAGTCCAAGATCACCGGCACGCCGGTCCACCGCTTGCTCGGCGGCGAGACGCGCCCGGTCATCGCCGGCGCCGACTTCGGCGTGCAGGACTCCATCGACATGCTGATCGGCAACATGCAGCAGGCCGTGGACGCCGGCTTCCCGCGCACCAAGCTCAAGGTGCGGCCGGGCTGGGACGTCGACATGCTGCGTGCCGTGCGCTCGACGTTTCCGAATCACCTCATCCACATCGACTGCAACGCGGGCTACACCCTCGACGACCTCGACACGTTCGAGGCCATCGACGAGCTGGGGTTGGCCTTCATCGAGCAGCCGCTGGGCTGGAACGACATCCTCGACCATGCGGAGCTGGCGCGAGCCATCGAGACGCCCATTTGCCTGGACGAATCCGCGCGCGACCTGGAGATGGTGGAGCAGGCCATCCGCATCGGCGCCTGCCACTACGTCAACATCAAGCCCGGCCGCGCGGGCGGCTTCACCAATTCGGTCGCCATGCACGACGTCTGCCGCGACGCCGGCATACCGGTATGGATCGGCGGGATGCTCGAGAGCTCCGTGGGCGCGGCGCTCTGCGTCGAGTTGGCCACCTTGCCCAACTTCACCTATCCCGGCGACCTGTTCCCGTCGTCGAAGTTCTACCGCCAGGACCTGGCGGCGCCGGCGCTTGAGATCGAACCGGATCTGACCTTCGCGCCGGCTACGGAGGGCCTTCCCGAACCCGATCCGGAGCGACTGGAACGTATGTCCACCCGACATGCCGTGGTAACGCCCCCGTCCGCGTAG
- a CDS encoding quinone oxidoreductase, whose product MKAIRVNTPGGIEALSYEDIPDPSPAPNEVLVRTEAAGVNYIDTYQRTGRYPVEPPFTLGMEGAGVVVEVGSDVTTLEAGDRVAHGTEIGSNAELQAVAADRLVRIPEALDTRTAAAVMLQGCTAHYLTTSSFPLRAGHTALVHAGAGGAGRLIIQMAKKAGAEVITTVGTPAKAEVARDVGADHVINYTEEDFLPRVRELTDGTGVDVVYDGVGKATFDRGLDCLKPRGYMVLFGAASGPVPPMDPQVLNQKGSLFLARPSLGHHLITSEEFAWRTSSVLGWVADGSLELKIHGEYALADAAQAHTDLEGRATTGKLLLIP is encoded by the coding sequence ATGAAAGCCATTCGCGTCAACACGCCGGGCGGCATCGAGGCGCTCAGCTACGAAGACATCCCCGACCCGTCGCCCGCGCCCAACGAAGTCCTGGTGCGCACCGAAGCCGCCGGGGTGAACTACATCGACACCTACCAGCGCACCGGCCGCTACCCGGTTGAGCCGCCCTTCACCCTCGGCATGGAAGGCGCGGGCGTGGTGGTGGAGGTCGGGTCGGACGTGACGACGCTCGAGGCTGGCGATCGCGTCGCGCACGGCACCGAAATCGGTTCAAATGCCGAATTGCAGGCCGTCGCGGCCGACCGGCTGGTCCGCATTCCGGAAGCGCTGGATACCCGCACCGCCGCTGCCGTCATGCTCCAGGGCTGCACGGCGCACTACCTCACGACGTCGAGCTTTCCGCTGCGCGCCGGCCACACCGCATTGGTGCACGCGGGCGCCGGCGGCGCCGGTCGTCTGATCATTCAGATGGCGAAGAAAGCAGGCGCGGAAGTCATCACGACGGTCGGCACGCCCGCCAAGGCGGAAGTCGCGCGCGACGTTGGCGCGGATCACGTCATCAACTACACCGAGGAGGACTTCCTGCCCAGGGTCCGCGAGCTCACCGACGGGACCGGCGTGGACGTGGTTTACGACGGGGTCGGAAAGGCCACCTTCGACCGTGGGCTCGACTGCCTCAAGCCGCGCGGCTACATGGTGCTCTTCGGCGCCGCCAGCGGGCCCGTGCCGCCCATGGACCCGCAGGTCCTCAACCAGAAGGGCTCGCTATTCCTGGCGCGTCCGAGCCTTGGGCACCATCTCATCACCTCCGAAGAGTTCGCCTGGCGCACCTCGTCCGTGCTCGGCTGGGTCGCGGACGGCTCGCTGGAGCTGAAGATCCACGGCGAATACGCCCTGGCCGACGCCGCGCAAGCCCACACCGACCTCGAAGGCCGCGCCACGACCGGGAAGCTGCTGCTGATTCCGTAG
- a CDS encoding GNAT family N-acetyltransferase, whose product MRPGSQGPGPLKVDEVRRLLQAIDETPETVIPIHLLRFGTSQAYAVGDAGSPDAVVVQRDSLPEEPFGLGTNAQGLWDLLRGLDGWTCVEVVPAVAPRLGALMNEATGVRVRYYEGVYHTLTEPAPVFEDSAVRQLGIRDAGLLAGYGIHGGDFGSLSRLLLEGVVAGAVVDGQVVGTAHTSAVIDRYADIGVETQGAWRGRGFATAAASIVARRVQEQGRIPVWSCGEDNLASLRVAEKLGFEEVSRLTYVIKGT is encoded by the coding sequence ATGAGACCTGGGAGCCAGGGTCCGGGGCCGCTGAAGGTCGATGAGGTCCGCAGGCTCCTACAGGCAATCGATGAAACGCCTGAGACGGTCATCCCGATCCACTTGCTGCGCTTCGGGACGAGCCAGGCCTACGCCGTTGGAGACGCGGGATCGCCTGACGCGGTGGTCGTGCAGAGAGACAGCCTGCCGGAGGAGCCGTTCGGACTAGGGACCAATGCGCAGGGGCTCTGGGACCTGCTGCGCGGCCTCGACGGTTGGACGTGCGTGGAAGTGGTGCCGGCGGTGGCTCCTCGGCTGGGCGCGCTGATGAACGAAGCCACGGGAGTTCGCGTCCGCTACTACGAGGGCGTCTACCACACTCTCACCGAGCCGGCGCCGGTATTCGAAGATTCGGCAGTCCGGCAATTGGGCATCCGTGACGCCGGCCTGCTGGCCGGCTACGGAATACACGGCGGAGACTTCGGCAGCTTGTCCAGGCTGTTGCTCGAGGGTGTGGTCGCGGGCGCGGTGGTGGATGGCCAAGTTGTCGGAACGGCCCACACCAGCGCCGTCATCGACCGATACGCCGACATCGGGGTCGAAACGCAGGGAGCCTGGCGCGGGCGAGGATTCGCCACGGCCGCCGCGTCCATCGTGGCGAGGCGGGTCCAAGAGCAAGGTCGAATCCCCGTCTGGAGTTGCGGCGAGGACAACCTGGCGTCGCTCCGAGTCGCCGAGAAGCTGGGGTTCGAGGAAGTTTCCCGCCTCACCTACGTGATCAAGGGGACCTGA
- a CDS encoding aldolase/citrate lyase family protein: MLTNRAKQRLQSGKVALGVSCGMGAPFLAEVLARAGFDWVMVDNQHGMWDRQSSSLAMMGVRAGGSTPMVRAPENDYYAIGRLLDEGALGVIVPMVENREEAERVVQACRYPPVGSRSDGVSGASVYGPSYREQANDEILVAIQLESREAIESADAIMSVEGIDACWLGPADLANSLGHARNTPEHDAAVNEMIAACKRHGKAAGIAAGSVEQVEKWVAAGCTFVSAGGDKIYVGSSAAAEFNALASLRE, translated from the coding sequence ATGCTGACCAATCGCGCGAAGCAGCGGCTCCAGAGCGGCAAGGTGGCGCTCGGCGTCAGCTGCGGGATGGGCGCGCCGTTTCTGGCCGAGGTGCTGGCGCGCGCGGGGTTCGACTGGGTGATGGTCGACAACCAGCACGGCATGTGGGACCGGCAGTCCTCGTCCCTGGCCATGATGGGCGTGCGGGCGGGCGGGTCGACGCCCATGGTGCGCGCGCCCGAAAACGACTACTACGCCATCGGCCGGCTACTCGACGAGGGCGCATTGGGCGTGATCGTGCCCATGGTGGAGAACCGCGAGGAGGCCGAGCGGGTGGTCCAAGCCTGCCGCTATCCGCCCGTCGGCAGCCGCTCGGACGGCGTCAGCGGCGCGAGCGTGTACGGCCCCAGCTATCGCGAGCAGGCCAACGACGAGATTCTGGTGGCGATCCAGCTCGAATCACGCGAGGCCATCGAGAGTGCCGACGCAATCATGTCGGTGGAGGGAATCGACGCCTGCTGGCTCGGACCGGCCGACCTGGCGAACTCGCTGGGCCACGCGCGCAACACGCCCGAGCACGACGCGGCGGTAAACGAGATGATCGCGGCCTGCAAGCGGCACGGAAAGGCCGCGGGCATCGCTGCGGGCAGCGTGGAGCAGGTCGAGAAGTGGGTGGCGGCCGGCTGCACCTTCGTCAGCGCCGGCGGCGACAAGATCTACGTGGGAAGCAGTGCGGCGGCGGAGTTCAACGCCCTGGCGAGCTTACGGGAGTAA
- a CDS encoding MMPL family transporter produces the protein MRRFVRRVQGLRAGGGIPIPELSLGGLAAHCARHPWRTIVIWAAMLVAASALVATQLGGTLTTDQRISNNPDYARGDRIIAERFDRPDGVTELVIVRSEAGVVEEPSFRAVVEQLQADLTALGPATVQGVFSYYQTGDPSLVSRDRRSLLLPVLMSGGLEDAIVNVHHVHAVVDAMEAEGFTTHVTGRATGGQDFREIAERDLQKGELVALPIAFLILVLVFGALAAALLPIILAGVAIVIALGVTALIGQVFDLSFFVVNMVTMMGLAVGIDYSLFVVSRYREERRAGRDTVDAITTMGATASRAVLISGLVVIVALLGLLVIPVNVFQGLAAGAILVVAAAVFAALTLLPAVLSLMGDRVDAFSIPLLGRLAAMAKRRRGRPLWDRLSYAVMRRPIVSLVIVVSLLAAAAVPNIGINTGSSSLSSLPPGTRTHDGLAVLQGDFLGGLVSPAQIVIDGDTSAADVQAAVARLQTALAEAPDFGPSRLEISRDGSAALITVPLVAEPTSGAGADAVRRLRDEVIPRALADVEAEAYVTGVTAQNVAYFDVATQYTPVVFGIVLSISFVLLLVVFRSLIVPAKAILMNLLAVGAAYGLIVLVSQMGFAADLLGFQKVAAIEAWVPILLFAVLFGLSMDYHVFLLSRIRERFERTGDNAESVAFGLRRTGALITGAALIMVAVFGGFASGDLVVFQQIGFGLAVAVAIDATLIRSILVPASMKLLGSRNWWLPRPLRWLPQVRLEGSVAAPPKPTVALRKRRTP, from the coding sequence ATGAGGCGGTTTGTGCGCCGCGTGCAGGGCCTTCGAGCCGGCGGCGGCATTCCTATTCCCGAGCTCTCGCTGGGAGGGCTCGCCGCCCATTGCGCGCGCCACCCCTGGCGCACGATCGTCATTTGGGCGGCCATGCTCGTGGCGGCGAGCGCGCTGGTTGCGACGCAGCTGGGCGGCACGCTGACGACCGATCAGCGGATCTCGAACAACCCCGACTACGCGCGCGGCGATCGGATCATCGCCGAACGGTTCGACCGTCCGGACGGCGTCACCGAGCTTGTGATCGTGCGGTCCGAGGCGGGCGTCGTGGAGGAGCCGTCCTTCCGCGCCGTGGTCGAGCAACTGCAAGCCGACCTCACCGCGCTCGGCCCGGCAACGGTCCAGGGCGTGTTCAGCTACTACCAGACCGGCGATCCCTCGCTGGTATCGCGGGACCGCCGATCGTTGCTGCTGCCGGTGCTCATGAGCGGCGGACTCGAGGACGCCATCGTCAACGTCCACCACGTCCACGCGGTCGTCGACGCCATGGAAGCCGAAGGCTTCACCACGCACGTGACCGGTCGCGCCACCGGCGGCCAGGACTTCCGGGAGATTGCCGAGCGCGACCTGCAAAAGGGTGAGCTGGTGGCCCTGCCAATCGCCTTTCTGATTCTTGTCCTGGTCTTTGGCGCCCTGGCCGCGGCGTTGCTCCCGATCATTCTCGCCGGCGTGGCGATCGTCATCGCCCTGGGTGTGACCGCGCTGATCGGCCAAGTGTTCGACCTCTCGTTCTTCGTGGTCAACATGGTCACGATGATGGGTCTGGCCGTCGGCATCGACTACTCGCTATTTGTCGTCTCCCGCTACCGCGAGGAGCGCCGCGCGGGCCGCGACACCGTTGATGCGATCACGACCATGGGAGCTACCGCGAGCCGTGCGGTGCTGATCAGCGGCCTGGTCGTCATCGTGGCCCTGCTCGGGCTGCTGGTCATTCCCGTCAACGTGTTCCAGGGACTCGCGGCCGGCGCGATCCTCGTGGTCGCCGCCGCGGTGTTCGCGGCGCTCACGCTACTCCCGGCGGTTCTCAGCCTCATGGGCGACCGCGTCGATGCGTTTAGCATCCCGCTTCTGGGGCGCCTCGCCGCCATGGCAAAGCGCCGGCGCGGCCGCCCGCTGTGGGACCGCTTGTCATACGCCGTCATGCGCCGACCGATCGTTAGCCTGGTCATCGTCGTGAGTCTGCTGGCCGCGGCCGCGGTGCCCAACATTGGCATCAACACGGGCTCCTCCAGCCTTTCGAGCCTGCCGCCGGGGACTCGGACGCACGACGGGCTCGCCGTGCTGCAGGGCGACTTCCTCGGCGGCCTGGTCTCGCCGGCCCAGATCGTCATCGACGGCGACACGTCGGCTGCCGACGTGCAGGCAGCGGTCGCCCGGCTGCAGACGGCGCTCGCCGAAGCCCCGGACTTCGGTCCCTCGCGCCTCGAAATCAGCCGCGACGGCTCGGCCGCGCTTATCACGGTGCCGCTGGTCGCCGAACCCACCAGTGGAGCCGGCGCCGACGCCGTCCGCCGTCTGCGCGACGAGGTTATTCCGCGGGCGCTCGCCGATGTCGAGGCCGAGGCCTACGTCACCGGCGTCACGGCGCAGAACGTGGCCTATTTCGACGTGGCCACCCAATACACCCCGGTGGTCTTCGGCATTGTTCTCAGCATCAGCTTCGTCCTGCTGCTGGTCGTCTTCCGCTCGCTAATCGTGCCCGCCAAGGCGATCCTCATGAATCTCCTGGCGGTCGGGGCCGCCTATGGCCTGATCGTGCTGGTCTCCCAGATGGGTTTCGCCGCCGATCTGCTCGGCTTTCAGAAGGTCGCGGCCATCGAGGCCTGGGTGCCGATTCTGCTCTTCGCCGTGCTGTTCGGACTCTCCATGGACTATCACGTGTTCCTGCTGAGCCGAATTCGCGAGCGCTTCGAACGGACCGGCGACAACGCCGAGTCCGTGGCGTTTGGCCTGCGGCGGACGGGCGCGCTGATCACCGGCGCCGCCCTGATCATGGTGGCGGTGTTCGGCGGATTCGCCTCCGGAGACCTCGTCGTGTTCCAGCAGATCGGCTTCGGGCTGGCGGTTGCCGTCGCCATCGACGCCACGCTCATCCGCTCCATCCTGGTGCCGGCCTCGATGAAGCTGCTGGGTTCGCGCAACTGGTGGCTGCCGCGACCGTTGCGCTGGCTGCCGCAAGTCCGACTGGAAGGCTCGGTCGCGGCTCCGCCCAAGCCGACGGTCGCCCTCCGCAAACGCCGCACGCCATAG